From a region of the Cataglyphis hispanica isolate Lineage 1 chromosome 24, ULB_Chis1_1.0, whole genome shotgun sequence genome:
- the LOC126858285 gene encoding uncharacterized protein LOC126858285 produces the protein NVQSFVDDADSLRRKRQKLNNNSSSILFKHVAEAEKHARNQPISFNIVKAEPAGRISPFTGPASAGNFGLQSVTSSLQPHNSMQALRPQVSPGRTPSPMEYTAYNPSLVQQQYQPNIQPIMPNVSAMTDVQAFSYVDQLQLQPEPNLLMLNRVTSENQGDSQPVNNIETAGAPCFLDMDSQQFNFDWNSADLADFGANLSANLSTGLSISDSIQPEVGSNIEERNSMTERITWINQELSALNKILKPNRENDG, from the exons AATGTACAATCATTTGTAGATGATGCCGATTCGTTAAGGCGAAAGAGACAAAAACTTAATAACAACTCAAGCTCGATACTTTTCAAACATGTAGCAGAAGCTGAGAAGC ATGCCAGAAATCAACCTATTAGTTTTAATATCGTCAAAGCTGAACCAGCCGGTCGGATATCGCCGTTCACAGGTCCGGCGAGTGCGGGAAATTTTGGTCTACAATCTGTAACATCATCTTTACAACCACACAATAGCATGCAAGCTTTAAG gCCTCAGGTATCTCCAGGGCGAACGCCGTCCCCCATGGAATATACTGCCTATAATCCATCTCTCGTACAACAGCAATATCAACCAAATATTCAACCTATAATGCCAAACGTGTCTGCGATGACGGATGTACAGGCGTTTTCTTATGTAGatcaattacaattacaaCCAGAACCAAATCTGTTGATGTTAAACAGAGTAACGTCAGAAAATCAAGGAGATTCCCAGCCAGTAAATAATATTG aaACTGCAGGAGCCCCGTGCTTCTTAGACATGGATAGTCAacaattcaattttgattGGAATTCCGCTGATCTCGCGGATTTTGGAGCAAATCTCTCTGCAAATCTGTCGACTGGATTATCCATATCCGACTCTATACAA CCTGAAGTCGGGAGCAATATCGAAGAAAGGAATAGTATGACCGAGCGTATTACTTGGATAAACCAAGAACTTTCCGCTTTGAATAAGATACTCAAACCTAATCGAGAAAATGATGGCTGA
- the LOC126858307 gene encoding embryonic polarity protein dorsal-like, translating into MEQYNGMNDGNINISDIIEVIQTTDPGSMATIAMDSDHVQPYVEILEQPASKALRFRYECEGRSAGSIPGINSTPENKTFPSIRIVGYNGRAMVVVSCVTKDAPDNKGYRPHPHNLVGKEVCKQGVCTVEVPAGNMVVTFSNLGIQCVKKKDIEEALRVRQELRVDPFRTGFEHKRHPTSIDLNAVRLCFQVFLEGSQKGKFNKPLPPVVSDPIYDKKAMSDLVICKLSHCSASVAGGMDMILLCEKVAKEDIQVRFFEERDGQLLWEGYGDFQPTHVHKQTAIAFRTPSYRTQQVEQPVQVYIQLRRPSDRATSEPLPFQMLPLGTGRPAFWSLRKAFARKKADYNTFSKILSTETALLANVTPKFPRNIDEFNNNDLDAKRSHDKISALRALNELYNMKNHIDLCNGDLKAIINAAQNVDQSTKNTVLDYENNEVTVSPESNVENKKEINKLYIGNNNIKNDTFIVDYNKEGTVEAVPCMKPDIQDNGITASRNVDSSKNRSDWFDYSEIGKWVQKGQEACLKEKSNEAAEIKNTTEGGNKSLNEFLSQVAELDQIYADTHNKLIQASTETNANQMMDVDVCDNQTYTSLQMAMKNPIELFDITDDSKYEDVAVPKQDAEISVTSPTSAAKRDVTGEAEERLPPLPPKRIRKMPSMPLLPRPISGQMLNDSSSEAPNKNLPSLPGTLPKHAKQGLFSKLFAKKNKKDKCSMPSLSADSDSSLNSLYSLRSAVQDDMQSQLPRPSMTSVTGVKCLKLDGDETPPYGMDLTEAEHYALYTTMAPHATVSEFDEMSFYYSLVEGGKILMEGKET; encoded by the exons ATGGAACAATACAATGGTATGAATgatggaaatattaatataagcgATATTA TCGAAGTCATTCAAACTACGGATCCTGGTTCCATGGCTACTATAGCGATGGATAGCGATCACGTTCAGCCATATGTTGAAATTTTAGAACAGCCAGCCAGTAAAGCACTGCGATTTCGCTATGAGTGCGAAGGCAGATCGGCTGGTAGCATACCTGGGATCAACAGCACACCGGAAAACAAGACCTTCCCTAGTATAAGA attGTAGGTTACAATGGTCGTGCTATGGTGGTTGTTTCCTGTGTAACAAAGGATGCACCGGATAACAAGGGATATAGACCTCACCCTCACAATCTTGTTGGCAAGGAAGTATGCAAGCAAGGCGTTTGTACTGTAGAAGTTCCAGCGGGAAATATGGTTGTTACTTTCTCGAACCTGGGCATTCAATGTGTAAAAAAGAAGGACATTGAAGAAGCTCTCAGAGTGCGCCAAGAATTACGGGTAGATCCTTTTCGAA cTGGTTTTGAACATAAGAGGCATCCAACTAGTATAGATCTCAATGCAGTGAGATTGTGTTTTCAAGTATTCTTGGAAGGATCGCAGAAGGGAAAATTCAACAAGCCATTACCGCCTGTCGTGTCTGATCCTATTTATGATAAGA AGGCAATGTCAGATCTTGTGATTTGTAAACTGAGCCATTGTAGCGCATCAGTGGCTGGTGGTATGGACATGATTTTATTGTGCGAAAAAGTCGCGAAAGAAGACATACAAGTaagattttttgaagaaagagATGGACAGCTACTCTGGGAAGGATATGGTGATTTTCAACCAACACATGTACATAAACAA acGGCAATTGCATTCAGAACACCCAGTTATCGTACGCAGCAAGTGGAACAGCCGGTGCAAGTGTACATCCAGCTTAGAAGGCCGTCGGACCGTGCTACAAGCGAACCGTTACCATTTCAGATGTTACCACTAGGTACAGGTAGGCCTGCTTTCTGGTCATTACGGAAAGCATTTGCCAGGAAGAAGGCGGATTACAATACCTTTAGTAAAATCTTGTCAACAGAGACTGCTCTTCTTGCCAATGTAACTCCTAAGTTTCCTCGTAATATCGACGAATTCAATAATAACGATCTTGACGCGAAAAGATCGCATGATAAAATCTCTGCACTGCGCgctttaaatgaattatataatatgaaaaatcataTCGACTTATGCAACGGCGATTTAAAGGCGATTATCAATGCTGCTCAAAACGTAGATCAAAGCACGAAAAATACCGTTTTAGATTACGAGAATAACGAGGTAACTGTAAGCCCCGAAAGTAACGTGgagaacaaaaaagaaattaataaattgtatattggtaataataatataaaaaacgatACATTTATCGTGGATTATAATAAAGAGGGAACTGTCGAAGCGGTTCCCTGTATGAAACCCGACATACAGGATAACGGCATAACCGCGTCGCGAAATGTAGATAGTTCGAAGAATAGATCCGATTGGTTCGATTACTCTGAGATAGGCAAATGGGTGCAGAAGGGACAAGAAGCATGTCTTAAGGAGAAGAGTAATGAAGCggcagaaattaaaaatacgacGGAGGGCGGCAACAAATCATTGAACGAATTCTTGTCGCAAGTGGCCGAGCTCGATCAAATTTACGCCGACACTCATAACAAATTGATACAAGCCTCTACAGAGACAAACGCTAATCAAATGATGGACGTTGATGTTTGCGACAATCAGACCTATACCAGTCTACAAATGGCCATGAAGAATCCGATTGAGTTGTTTGACATCACCGACGATAGTAAGTACGAGGACGTGGCCGTTCCGAAACAAGACGCGGAGATATCTGTTACGTCTCCAACATCGGCAGCTAAAAGAGATGTAACGGGTGAGGCGGAGGAAAGATTACCACCTTTGCCCCCAAAGCGAATACGGAAGATGCCATCGATGCCTCTTTTACCGCGTCCGATATCCGGTCAGATGCTCAACGACTCCTCTTCCGAGGCaccgaataaaaatttgccgTCTTTACCCGGTACTTTACCGAAACACGCGAAACAGGGGCTCTTCTCGAAATTGTTTgctaaaaagaataagaaagataaatgcTCAATGCCGAGTTTAAGCGCAGATAGCGACTCCTCGTTAAATAGCTTGTATTCATTAAGGAGCGCCGTGCAAGACGATATGCAATCGCAGCTTCCACGTCCTAGTATGACAAGTGTTACGGGTGTTAAATGTCTCAAACTAGACGGTGATGAAACGCCACCGTACGGTATGGATTTGACTGAAGCCGAACACTATGCTCTATACACTACTATGGCACCACACGCGACTGTCTCAGAATTTGATGAAATGTCTTTCTATTACAGTTTAGTTGAAGGTGGAAAGATATTGATGGAGGGAAAAGAGACCTAA
- the LOC126858318 gene encoding LOW QUALITY PROTEIN: centrosomal protein of 63 kDa-B-like (The sequence of the model RefSeq protein was modified relative to this genomic sequence to represent the inferred CDS: deleted 2 bases in 1 codon) translates to MTRAANNLDRIRGSEFHAQTVNGDMPETATQSKRISGSRVGAVTRVETRLPRCVQRRLPCAPVSVRCHPRPSPYRCADNHRVSRRPYKLAVGLSVTSRTGNPTPIPKSCSDRCPTNGCFLGIGTPRCKKSLSMMDLSAVDPDIGDLKSESGSSVSRLDDVTDKSKDILMNGGSGRSWTDATPSSESEQGEVGGSAEDLTIRAANIVCHMLVLNAWRRRRTEITQLEQQVEHLHLQIEFLRRLLLAENDRVGRLNGELHREKSQLEETTRERDAIKLEKDKLEIELKRVDEISQDRSVTVGNLKNELLSAQDQLKALDKQMAKDREKLLKLREDKRILLDKISASEALATDRRIRAEKAESTVEELQHRLTAQVAHAESMQEQLRRISRELQVTDEEKQRLEKRVRASEGNARALSLRAISLESQLVDREAELRRIESDYNTQMTELRELRERLVRQSQEGGWSSRMLQIAGSIMRASIIRTFAFLSSAALPLPP, encoded by the exons ATGACGAGAGCTGCAAACAATCTCGATCGCATTCGAGGATCCGAATTTCAT GCGCAAACTGTAAACGGCGATATGCCAGAAACTGCTACTCAGTCGAAACGAATTTCAGGCTCACGAGTCGGAGCCGTCACTCGGGTAGAGACCAGACTGCCCCGATGCGTGCAACGTAGACTACCGTGCGCCCCGGTGTCCGTAAGATGCCATCCACGACCAAGCCCGTACCGATGCGCCGACAATCATCGCGTATCCCGAAGACCTTACAAACTGGCGGTTGGTCTGTCGGTGACTAGCCGAACCGGCAATCCAACACCGATTCCCAAGAGCTGCTCCGATCGATGCCCGACTAACGGCTGCTTCCTGGGCATCGGCACTCCTCGCTGCAAGAAGAGCCTGTCGATGATGGATCTGTCCGCCGTTGATCCCGACATCGGCGATCTCAA ATCAGAGAGCGGCTCTAGCGTCAGTCGTCTCGACGATGTCACCGACAAATCCAAAGATATCTTGATGAACGGCGGAAGCGGTAGATCATGGACGGATGCTACGCCGTCTTCGGAATCTGAGCAGGGCGAAGTTGGCGGTTCGGCGGAGGATCTGACGATTCGGGCGGCGAACATTGTGTGCCACATGCTAGTGCTGAATGCTTGGCGACGTAGACGCACCGAGATCACGCAGCTGGAGCAACAAGTGGAGCACCTGCATCTCCAGATCGAGTTCCTGCGTCGATTGTTACTCGCCGAGAACGATCGGGTTGGCAGATTGAACGGCGAGCTGCATCGCGAAAAGTCACAGCTGGAGGAGACGACGCGCGAGCGCGACGCCATCAAGTTG GAGAAAGACAAATTAGAAATCGAATTAAAGCGTGTCGATGAGATTTCTCAGGACCGATCGGTGACCGTGGGAAATTTGAAAAACGAGCTCTTATCCGCGCAAGATCAGTTAAAGGCGCTCGACAAGCAAATGGCGAAGGATCGGGAGAAGCTCTTAAAATTACGGGAAGATAAAAGGATTCTCCTGGATAAG atATCAGCCAGCGAGGCATTGGCGACGGATCGTCGCATCAGAGCCGAAAAAGCGGAATCTACTGTCGAGGAGTTGCAGCATCGATTAACGGCACAGGTGGCTCACGCCGAGTCTATGCAGGAACAGTTGCGGCGCATTTCCAG gGAATTACAAGTTACGGACGAGGAGAAGCAGAGATTAGAGAAACGTGTGAGAGCCAGCGAGGGTAACGCGAGAGCTCTGAGTTTACGTGCCATTTCCCTGGAGAGTCAATTGGTTGATCGAGAAGCTGAACTTCGTCGCATCGAATCGGATTACAACACCCAGAT GACGGAATTGAGAGAGCTGCGAGAGCGACTAGTGCGTCAATCTCAAGAGGGTGGCTGGAGCAGTCGGATGTTGCAGATTGCCGGAAGCATCATGCGCGCGTCAATCATTCGGACTTTCGCCTTCTTGTCCAGTGCTGCTCTGCCATTGCCGCCGTAA